Part of the Camelus bactrianus isolate YW-2024 breed Bactrian camel chromosome 6, ASM4877302v1, whole genome shotgun sequence genome, TGCTATTGCTGCTTAATTGTGAAGAAAGAGATAAGGAAAAAGAACTTGAACTAAATGTTTGTCAAAATGGacatatttaaatgtaattttaaagaatCTGTTGTAGCTCTTTTGTGACCAGTGCTTTCTGCCTGCTTTCATGCTAGGGTTATACAATTCCATTGGATAAACGTCTGGCTGCTGATGGAAGAGGACTGCAGACAGTTCACATTAATGAAAATTTTGCAAAACTGGCTGAAGCTCTCTACATTGCTGATCGGAAGGTTGATCTGTTATAATTAAATTGTTTAATGCTCTTGATAATTTGTAAATCCATTCTCAGTTACCTAAGACACTGTTATTTTAGCTACATTGCCAAGTACCTAGAGActctctcacctgtgaaatgtGTTCGAGAGAGGTGCTACTTGCAGCTTTGTACCCTGTCTCAGCCTTTGTAGACTCATATAGATAACCCACTACTGGGGCTTCACCATCTCATAGCATTTCCAGAATAATGGTTCACTAGGCTGATCCCATTTTGTGAAGACTGCCAGCTGCTCTTTTTAGGTTTCATACTTTTTCTGTATCTTAAATGTAGATGTCTCCTAAAAGGTCCGTTGCAAGGAAGGGCAAATAAACATTCTGACGAAATGAACGCTACAGAAAATGTCGTTCATAGTATTGGCTGTCCATTAATATTATGGTATTAATGTGTCTTTGAAGTGTGTATAGAACATAGAAGAGTATATCTTCTGTATCACAGTGAGCACCCttataaaaattttctcttgcacaTCTAGACCAAGGCTTTATCTTGAGTTGatctctgattttgaaaatatGACCAGTTCTTACTATGTTATTGATATTGAAATTTGCTTTTTTGgaatcttgtttaattttttagattGTTTCTGCGAAAGCATTAGTGAAATACTGACTTACAAGATTGATTGGGATCACTATAGTTTCAACTACTAAAACATTTCTCAGAGTGAAAAAGCTAAGTTTGCAGtatcttaggcaagttacttttagtggagaagaatctttgttttaATCAGCAGTAACAAATTTGAATTCTTTATAACTGTTCTTTAAAGCCAGAATTTAGTCAGGGAATTAGATGATAGCTATAATTCTTTATCCCTGGTAGTGTCTTATTTAACATCTGACTTTACTAACAGGCTCGTGAAGCTGTGGAAATGCGTGCTCAAGTAGAGAGAAAGATGGctcaaaaagaaaaggagaaacatgAAGAGAAACTTAGAGAAATGGCCCAGAAAGCCAGGGAGAGAAGAGCTGGGATCAAAACTCATGTGGAAAAAGGTATAACATACTCATTACCAAATTGAATTTACTTTATGAACAATATATGTCTCATTTTAgaaaatctctatttttttaCTGCATACAGAAGTAGacataaagaaaatgtagatatttcagaaataatgtagaaatgaaaaagtaatttCTGCCCTGTTAAGCTGAGGCAGTAGAAAATAAAGAATGTACATTTAAATGTGGGCTTTTAATATGGGAGCATACCCTTGGAAGTTTTTAAACTTCTGaacaatatacttttaaaaatcacatagtcCTCAAATGATATGCttaattttctcctgttttaattttcttgaaaCTTAGAACTAGAAACGAGATCTCCAACTGAATAATTCAGCTCCCCCACATGGTTAACTAATCCAGTTTTTCTATCTTTTAGGCCTTTAATTATTAAATCTGCCAATATTTTCTGTCTAGCTTTTTATTTACTGGTCTACACTGGTATATTAATTCAGAGTGAAAAGGCTAATTCTAATTCAAGAAAATTATGAGgatgatttttctttcattagtaAATCCTAGACTGATATAATTATTCATTCAGTTaatattgagcacctattatgtgcagGATTCTCTTCTAGACACAAAGGTTTTTGCTGACAGGTTCGGGTATAGCAGCAAACATTTCAGTGAATATAGAGAGACAAAAAAAGTTAATCATACAGTATATTAAAAGGTAATAATcactatggagaaaaataaaacagaagaggtATAAAAGTGCCATAAGGTCAAAATAGGCCTCACTTCTGAGATGATAACATTAGCACAAACACTTGAAGGAAGTAAGGAAGTGAGCCATATGGATATCTGGGGGAATAGCAACCTAGatagaaggaacagcaagtgcaaaggcctgaggaggctgttTACCGGGCAGGAGGCCATTATGGCTGGATTAGAGTGAGAAAGCTAAGTAGCAGGATAAGAGGGTCAGACAAATTAGGGCAAAGTGGCCAGATCTCTGTGTGTGCCTTTTAGTCATTGTCAGAACATGGCTTTTACGTCAAGTATCAAGGGAAGCAATTTGAAGAGTTTTGAGCAGAGCGACTTAATCTTGCATATATCGGAAGGCTATGGAATGGTCATTTGGAGAAGCAGGGAAGCCATTTGGAAGGCTCTTGCAATAGTACAGGTGAGAGATGATAATAGGTAGTAAAACCATGGTCAGATACTAGATGTATTTTGGAAGTAGAGCTGACAAAATTTGCTTATGGGTTAGGTAGAAGGATGAGAGAaaaggagtcaaggatgactccagAACTTTGACCTAAGCAATTGAGAAGGGTTGAGCTGTCATTTATTAATATAGGGAAGACTGCAGGAGGAAGAGATTTGGGAGCTTAGTTGTGGACATGTTAAGTTTAAAATGGAGGTATCAAGCAGGCAATGGTTTATAGGAGTCTCAAGTTCAACTATAGGGAAGTAACCAGGGTTATAAGTAGTAATAAATCATACATAAATGACTTAATGAGGCAAGATGTAAAAACCAACCTGTTGTACAGCTAGGCAGTGAAGGTCATTCGATGTAAAACCTCCCTATATGTAAGTTCTctgaattgatttaaaaaaaaaaaaactgaaagaatggttcttgagaaattaatttaaatttttaactctCTTGCCAGATATTAATAaaagacatttattgagtgcttattatggTAGGCACCACTCTGAGCACTTTGCATATACAACCTTATGAAATCCCTACAGCAGCTCTGTGCATTGGTTCTAATTGTcactgttttacagaggaggagacaAAGGCTCAGAGGGGTTGAGTAATCTGCATAATTTCACATTGCTAATCTGTCCTAGagacaggatttgaatccagagaGGCTGGCTCCAAAGCTCATGCTCTATACGTATCCCTTTAGACTGGAGAGGGTAGAGAAAATGAAGATAGACAAAAACACAATTGATAGAAATCAAGATGCAGGCAGCCCCTGTGGACCACAAGCAAAAGGTTCTTTATTCAAAGTCAGTCTTTGAAAATATAAGGATAAACtttgtataattcttttttcctgaaattttattatgaaaattttaaaacacatagaaaaatttaaagaattatgTAGCGAACATCCATATCTCCACCATCTAGACTctatgttaacattttttaaaaacaattagcaTTGCTAAATTTGCTTTATCATATATCTACCCAGCTTTTTCTCCATCTATCAATCCACCTTACTACTTagatgcatttcaaagtaaattaaaaggtATCAGTACACTTTGCACCTAAACACTTCAGCTGCATGCATGATTCTGGAATTCATATTCAAAAGTTAAATCAGTACTGGATTTAAATTAATTGCAAGTAAGGTTAAAAGGGCTTAATGTGACTAAAAGAAATTCTTGGATTTTTCTGACTACAGTTAAAGAATATTCTCTTGTTCAAAATATTAATGGATAATATATATTGATGAAGTAAGTAATGTTTAACTCTGTCTACACAGAGGATGGAGAGGCACGTGAGAGGGATGAAATCCGGCATGACAGGCGAAAAGAGAGACAGCATGACCGGAATCTTTCCAGAGCAGCTCCCGATAAGAGGTAGGTGCTAGTTGAGATAAATGCGAATTATGAAGAGTGGCCTTTGTGAACCTTTTAGAGAGGAGGTTTAGTCCACTAAGACCAGTTttgcttctctccctttcctctttagTTTGAAAACTTAATAAATCAGCACTTAACAGTTGCACTTAAAATTCAGAAAGTGCTATCATATAAAATTGGGAAAATTGACAGAGCACTCTTAGTAAGTACAGACATGTATAGAACAAAGGACATACATGTATGGGGACTTGGAACAGAGTAGGGATTGATAAAGTTTGTGGTTCAACAAAGGGCAAGGACTGAAATGCTGAAAGGTTGAAGACATGCTATAACACAGAGGTGGAATTCTGAGTTGGGTAAAATGCAAGTATAAAACTCTTTCCAAATGcacagttctctgtgctctcaTCAACCTACGAGCTGATACAATCTATTTTTTCAAGTCATATCTTAAACAGATTGCTTCTGGTGATGGTCTTTGTTGTTTAATGGCATATTTCATCTCTCAATAAGTGAAGTCATAGAGAAGCAGAAAATCTGAATTTAGAGTTGTGTTTAAACATATAGTATAAAAGAGAGAGGAATGAAGTATGAAAGTGCACAGTTAATGACACTCTTGGTCTGAAATTCCTAAGCTGTAAAAATCAAAATGGCTCTGTAGATAAATGGAGCCCTTAAAACCAATAAAGTGACTATGAGAATTGATAATATCGAAAAGCTGTAAACTTGTGATTGGATGAAAATTAGATTGTCTATAGAAATCATTTTAAGACCTGAGCTTTTTAGGGAAATAAATGATAACAGTTACCATGGTATCATTGCGATGTAGATTGCATACATACTGAAACAGCAGAGGAATTAAATTAATCTGAATGTCAAAAATTATACTGAGTAATCCAGTCATTGACATGTTTTCCTCAAAATTCTAATAGGATAAAATTACTAAATGTAGTTAGGGTAAAGAACTGATTCTAGCTTATCAAAAATGATTCATGTGATACATCTAATTTGCATCCAGTCCTCCCAGTCCTTTATAATAATAGCAGATATAGACCATAGCAGATTCATATTTCAGCATTCATTATAAGGTGATTGCTTGTATTAAGGACTTCCATATCAagaatgattctttaaaaaacaaaacaaaagaatgacTCTTTTGAGAAAGGATgctctctttaataaatggtattggaaaagtggacagccacatgcaaaagaatgaaactagactacTCTTTTACACTGcataaaaattaatgcaaaatggattaagaatttgaatttaagaccttaaaccataaaattcctagaagaaaacataggcagtaagctcttTGACAGTGGTCTTAGCAGTGTTTTTTAATTTGACTccaaaggcaaaggaaacaagaaaaaataaacaaatgggactgtaTCAAACGAAAAACTTACGCAGTGAAGAAAAccatcatcaaaataaaaaggcaacctactgaatgggagacaatatttgtaattatatatccaacaaggggttaatatccaaagtatataaagaactcatacaactcagcagcaacagcaacagaaaaacCCAATTAAATGGGCGGGGGATCTGAATAGACCTTTCTCTGAAGAAGACATGCCAATGAtgaacaggcacatgaaaagatattagcatcactaattattagggaaatcaagtcaaaaccacgaaatagcacctcacacctgttagagtgGGTATTATCAGAAAAACAGGAAATAGCAAGCATTGAAgaggtagagaaaagggaaccctcaaacactgttggtgggaatgtaaattagtgctgttaatatggaaaacagtatggagattcctcaaaaaattaagaatagaactaccatatgatccagctattccacttctaggtatttatctgaagggtacgaaaacactaattcaaaaaaatatatgcGTACCTAtcttcattgcagcattatttacaataaccaagatatggatggaagcaacctaagtgcccatcaacagataaatggataaagaagatggggtgGGGGATGTGTACCCAGTGGAATACAGCTCAGCTGTAAAGATGAAATCTTgcaatttgtgacaacatggatgaaccttgagggtattatgctaagtgaagtaagtcagacagagaaagagaaatacagtatgatttcactcatgtggaatctagaaaaacagaatgaacaaactgaaaacaaactcacaggtagagaaaacagattggtggttaccagaggggaagtggGGTGAGGGATTGGTGAAAATGGGTGAAGGAGGTCAATTGTACGGTGTTAGACAGTAACTAGACTTTTGGTGGTGATCACTGTGTGTATACAGATGTTGAATTATAATGTCATACCTACTCCTGTCTATCAGGAAGGCCTAATTGTAAAACCGTGTCTCTTATAATCACGTATCTGAAATGCTGTAAGAGCTGTCATCCCAACTATGGCATTATCAGGGAATATATATGTTCACAAGATGTGAACAGGACAtatttgtttcctcttcttctgaGATTTGTTGTATTTAAGTTGAAATTCAGCTTATCTGTGAAGAGTTTTCAGTTTGTGACATGGTATTTCAAAACAGGTCAAAActgcagagaaatgaaaatcgaGATATCAGTGAAGTCATTGCTCTTGGTGTGCCCAATCCTCGGACTTCCAATGAAGTTCAGTATGACCAAAGGCTCTTCAACCAATCCAAGGTACAaaaagcctagaaataaattttaagtgttGATATGATATACCAATcctcagggaaaagaaaattaacatcATAGTTTAGATCAGCCTAAGGTATGCTGGCatgatgacaggaaaaaaaattgcaagttTCATGTTGTAACTTAAGAGACAAGAtgaaaaagttgattttgacCTCTTAGAGTTGACTAAGATTTGAGACACtattagaaaatgaaagaaattcgGTGATAAAACTTGATTCTGGTATATCAGTCTTATTTCTAAAATAGAGCAAATGTCCTACAAAAGTGTCTCGGGTTATTTTTTGttgatatttgaaaataaattttttttaatgctaaaaaaACACAGACttgggatctttaaaaaaaatatagctGTAAAGCCAGATTAAAGTATTAGTCAGGAAATCTGATTTCTAGTACCAGGTGTCACTAACTAGCTAGGACACATTAGGCCTGAGGAAGTACCTTTGTGTTTTAATTCACCCAACATTGATTATTTACTGTATATAACTCAGTGAGATCAAAGATAGATGTGCCTTTGCCCTCAAGGAACCCTCAAGTCCACTGGAAAAgagatacatgtatataaataaaaacaaggcaGACTGTGGTAAGAATACAGAACTGTAAAGTTCTACTGGGATAGAGAGAAGTTAGTTATCTAAGACTTGGAGATTTTAGGAAGATTTGAAGGTAGCATTTGAGTAAGCTTTTCTGGTTAGTAAGTTATTGGGTGCTTTTTATATTCCTGGCATTGTTCTAAGTCTTTTACTTAtgttatctcacttaattcttagATACTATTAGTACCTCTGTCTATATATGAAGAAGTTGAAACACATAGAGGTTTAGCTCGTATCTGGTAGAACTAAGATTCTTAGGCATGAAAGTTCCACAGAAGTAAATATTTATGACAGTTGCCTCTCACAAGCTTAAATCATTTAAAGATTGTGgtgaaaaattttcttaaaagacaCATCCCTGTATTAATGAGCTGTCCAAATATACGAAACCAGCTTTTTGTTGACTTAATATTTTCATTGAGAACCCTATCATATCATGCTGTAATAGTGATGTTCTCAGGCAGTTAAGGGGTTTAACGTTACTATAGTGTCAGATAAACACTTCACAGTTCTTCTATCTTCTTGTTACTGTGTCTATACAAATTGAAATACCTGCTTATACTAGCATCTGCCAGTTTTGATGACAACTTTGCGAAAGTAGTTAATGAGTACCATATTTAATCTAAGGAGCCAAAGGTGAACAAGAGATAAGGGACTTTGTGACCGTTTTTTAGTGACCTTTTTAGTTTGCAGTTCAGATTGTTGAAAATGTGAGCTGTGAGCAAGGGTTTCCTCTTCATATGAAAGTAATCAAATTCAACtttcattaaatacatacatttttaacatCCTCTGTTTTTTCCACAGGGTATGGACAGTGGTTTTGCAGGTGGAGAagatgaaatttacaatgtttatGATCAAGCCTGGAGAGGTGGTAAAGATATGGCCCAGAATATTTACAGGCCCAGTAAAAATCTGGACAAGGACATGTATGGTGACGACCTAGAAGCCAGAATAAAGACTAACAGGTACCCAGGCAGACAGCTTAGTCTCAACATCTGCACCAGTGAAAACAAAGTAGTTCATAGtcgtttctttttttccctagattTGTTCCCGATAAGGAGTTTTCTGGTTCAGACCGTAGACAAAGAGGCCGAGAAGGACCAGTTCAGTTTGAGGAAGATCCTTTTGGTTTGGACAAATTTTTGGAAGAAGCCAAACAGCATGGTGGCTCTAAAAGACCCTCAGATAGCAGCCGCCCCAAGGAACATGAGCATGAAggcaagaagaggaggaaggaatagATACTTGCTCTCCAAAGTGAATGAACTATTATTCATAACCCTAACGATGCAAGTCGTTATGGGGGAACACTTTGTAAATGGCCAGGATAAAAACCAAATCTGGGTGTCAGAGCCCAGCACTACTTTTTATTACAggagaaaaggggggggggtggaaaAATTCTACTTTGAATTACttagtttttttaaagagtggGTTGTGTTTGTGCTTCTCCCACCTTTTGGCATTTATAGAACATACTGCCCCACACATGAAATTAAGGCCACTTCCTTTTGTGTGACATAAGTACTTTGGGGTTAATATTTTGTCTATGAATGACTGCTCACAAATCAAGTTACCCCAACCACAGTgagtagaaggatgctcacaTATTGGAACTGTCCTGCCAAATGATGTTTGCCTCTATTGTGCTCTGTTTTAATTTGGAGTGGGGAAAGTAAGCTCTTGCTTGGTGCAACCATTTgtttcaaataaaaacatttagacaaaattttcagttttgtttacttTATTTAATAGGCAGTGATAGTCTCAAAAATCTTTCTCTTCATCAGATGTTTGATCCCCTTGCAAAGCCTTGGGTCTCTGAGCTTGAACATGgagctgaaaaaaatcaaataagcacTGTAAGGAAAGGCAATGTctgcaaaaatattaaaactgaaaactgatgcTTTAAAGCTACCATTTTATTAGGGAGTCAGCACTAGTTAGTAAAGAGGATGTTATTTGCTCCTTGTACTTAAGACTCCctgaacttcaataaaaaactaaaTCAGTTtagcccagggtcacacagtaagtggaaAAGCCAGGATTTCAACCCCGGTCTCCCTGCTGTTCCCACTGTTCCATGTTACATACACCTTGCTGACCGTTAAAGGCTCCTGTACTTTTCTCTCCAGACCTTTTAGAACTGGGAActttaccaccaccaccattcttTAATAAACATTAAGTTACAAATCTCCCAAAGTCCCTGTCATTTTACACTTCTGACCTATCTAATTGATATACAGAAATCTCATGATATgatgtagaaaaatatttaccTTAACTCCATCAATAACATGATTTTCCTGTTGTAGTGCATTCCGAAGTtcttctgaagaagaaaaatgaacccAACCCATACCTCTGTGAAAGCCAGTCTCTCTGTCCTAATAATTCAAAATTTAGGAAGAGATTAATAATCATGAACTTGAGAAAGTTTCCAGGAGTTTCAAATCAAACCACCAACTTTTTCATCTGCCAAAATGGAgtaaaagacattttaataaatacCAAAAACTTTGCTTTAATACATATTTACTTTCCTATTTACCCAAGGCTTAATCTCTGTGTTAATCTTAACACTCTCTGGCTTTTCTATTGCCACTAGGGAAGTAAAATGTGGGTAATGAGCTGTGTCATT contains:
- the SNW1 gene encoding SNW domain-containing protein 1; this translates as MALTSFLPAPTQLSQDQLEAEEKARSQRSRQTSLVSSRREPPPYGYRKGWIPRLLEDFGDGGAFPEIHVAQYPLDMGRKKKMSNALAIQVDAEGKIKYDAIARQGQSKDKVIYSKYTDLVPKEVMNADDPDLQRPDEEAIKEITEKTRVALEKSVSQKVAAAMPVRAADKLAPAQYIRYTPSQQGVAFNSGAKQRVIRMVEMQKDPMEPPRFKINKKIPRGPPSPPAPVMHSPSRKMTVKEQQEWKIPPCISNWKNAKGYTIPLDKRLAADGRGLQTVHINENFAKLAEALYIADRKAREAVEMRAQVERKMAQKEKEKHEEKLREMAQKARERRAGIKTHVEKEDGEARERDEIRHDRRKERQHDRNLSRAAPDKRSKLQRNENRDISEVIALGVPNPRTSNEVQYDQRLFNQSKGMDSGFAGGEDEIYNVYDQAWRGGKDMAQNIYRPSKNLDKDMYGDDLEARIKTNRFVPDKEFSGSDRRQRGREGPVQFEEDPFGLDKFLEEAKQHGGSKRPSDSSRPKEHEHEGKKRRKE
- the SLIRP gene encoding SRA stem-loop-interacting RNA-binding protein, mitochondrial, yielding MAASGVRGAMALRTNIGRPVAFVRKIPWTAGPNELREHFAQFGHIRKCSVPFDRETGFHRGMGWVHFSSSEELRNALQQENHVIDGVKLHVQAQRPKALQGDQTSDEEKDF